CGAACTCTGCGCCAAGGTCAGGGCCATCGTGGTGGTGGGCGGCCGCAACAGCGCCAACACCCGGCGGCTGGCCGAGATCGTCGAGGGGATGGGCTGCCGGGCCTTTACCGTGGAAACGGAAGAGGAACTGGACCGTGTGGCGCTCAGTCAATACGATTGCGTCGGAATCACTGCCGGGGCCTCCACCCCCACCTGGATGATCAACCGGGTGGTCCGCTTTCTGGAGGCGATCCCCGGTCAAGGCGAGGGAGTGTTCCGGATCGGGCTGTACCGGTTCTTCTGGCTGCTGCTGGTGACCAATTTTTACGTGGCCGTGGGCGGCGGGTTCCTGGCCTATGCCAGTGTTCTGCTCCAGGGGATCGAGCCCCGGCCCTCCCATTTTCTGATCAGTTTCGGCTACCTCTTTGCCATGCACAACCTCAATCGCTTCATGAACCAGAAGTCCAGGGAGTTCAATGACCCGATCCGGGCATTTTTTTATCATCGTTTCGGCTGGCCGTTGTTGATGGCCTCGGCCCTGGCCCTGGTCCTGGCCCTGACTCTGGCCCGGGGGCTGGGGCAGTTGCCGTTTCTGCTTCTGATCGTGATGAGTGTATTCGGGGTGCTTTACAGCGTCCGCTTTATCCCGGCGGCCATGCAGCCGTTGCTCCGGGTCCGGCGACTCAAGGAGATCCCCGGCTCCAAGACCTTTCTGGTGGCGCTGGCCTGGGCCTTTGTCACTGCCCTGGTCCCGGCGTGGACCGATGGCCGGCAACCGGACCGGATGACTGCCGGGGCCTTTGTTTTTGTTTTTTTGCTCGTTTTTGTCCGCAATGCCCTGTTTGATGTCTTTGAGGTGCAGGCCGACCGGGTGATGGGCAAGGAGACCCTGCCGGTATGTATCGGTGAGCGGAAGACCATGATCATTCTCCACCTGTTTATCGGGTTGCTGGTTACGCTGTTGCTGGTCTTTCCCTGGTTCGGCTGGATCACGCCGCTGGGCTACTGGCTGCTGCCCCCTGTTTTTTATCTGATCGGGCTGGTTTATTTATATGAAAAAGAAAGGGTGGCCCAGGGGCCCAAGCTTGAACTGGCCCTGGAGTCCCTGTTTTTCCTGATGGCCGGTTTTGCCTGGCTCGGTGGGTTATAAGGGGTGCCGGCCGTTCGGCCGCGATCGGTTTAATCAATACCCATGCCGGTTGCGGGTCTGACACCGGACATGCTTTACGGAGAGAGGAATAGATGCTGAGTTGGTTTAAGAAAAAACTGGGCAAGAAGAAAGAGGACGAGCCGGCCTTGGTCGCGGAACCCGCGGCCGAAGAGGCCGTGTCGCGGGAAGATGCAGCCGAGGAGCCGGCCGGGCCTGAACCGATATCCGAACCGACGCCGGTCCCTGAATCCGAGGCGGTGGCTGAATCCGCGCCCGAGCCTGAACCTGTTGTCGAACCGGAACCGGTCCCCGGGAAAGGGGTGTTCCAGCGGTTGCGGGAGCGGCTTGGCAGGACCAGGGGCTCCCTGATTGCCAGGATGGACCATCTTTTTCTCGGCCGACGGCAGATCGACCAGGAACTGTTCGACGAGTTGGAGGAAATCCTGATTACCTCCGACCTGGGAGTGGGAACCACCATGGACCTCCTCGATCATGTCCGCAACCAGGTCAAGCGGGATCAGCTTACCGATCCCCGGGCGCTCCGGCAGGCCCTGCAGGAACGGCTTCTTTACTATCTCCGCCGGACCGGGCAGAACTCCGAACTGGTGATGCCCGAGTCCGGGCCCTTTGTCATCATGGTGGTGGGGGTCAACGGGGTGGGCAAGACCACCACCATCGGCAAGCTTACCCATAAGTTCGTCCAGTCCGGCCAGGCGGTGCTGCTGGTGGCCGGCGATACCTTCAGGGCCGCGGCCAGCGAGCAGTTGAAGATCTGGGGCGAGCGCAGCAAGGTCAAGGTGGTGGCCCGGCAGGACGGTGTTGATCCTTCGTCGGTTGTCTACGATGCGCTGGACTATGCCCGGACCCGGGATTTTGACGTGATCATCATCGATACCGCCGGCCGGCTTCACACCAAGGTCAACCTGATGGAGGAACTGAAAAAGATCAAGCGGGTGATGGACAAGAAGATCAAGGGCGCCCCCCACGAGGTGCTGCTGGTCCTGGACGCCACCACCGGTCAGAACAGCATCTCCCAGGCCCGGCTCTTTGACGAGACGGTGGGCGTCACCGGGATAGTCCTGACCAAACTGGACGGCACGGCCAAGGGCGGGATCGTGGTCAATATCTCCCATGAGTTCGATATCCCCATCCGCTTCATCGGCATCGGCGAGCAGTTGGAGGATCTGCGCGATTTCGAGCCGGAGGAGTTTGTCAGCGCCCTGTTTGCCGGCAACCACAATGGGAAACAACTGGAGACCGCCCGGATCGGAGCGGCCGGGGATTGAGGGACAATGGAATATAGACGACACGAGCAACCGGGTTGCGGCGGCTGTCTGCTGCTCCTCCTGTTGCTTGTTTTTCTGGCCGGCGGCGCGCCGATGCTGATCCAGTTTCTTGGCTTTATCGCCATGTCGGTACTCTTTTTTATCCTGGCGGTCATTGCCGCCTTCTGGGGTTTTTCTTATTACATCAAGCGGCAGATCAGCGCCTACCAGAGGTCCCAGACCGAGTCCCACAACACCTTTGTCCATCTGCTGGTGCATGTCCTGGTCTGGATCGCCCGGATGGACGGGGTGGTATCCCCGGCCGAGATCGAGACCATCCACCGTTTTTTCCGGCACAACCTCCGCTATTCCCAGAGCCAGATGTACTGGATCAAGGAACTGGTCCGGGAGGCCCGCGCCTCCACGGCAAGCCTTGATGCCCTGCTGGCCGAGTTCAAGCAGCAGTTCGCCTATGAGCCGCGGCTTATCCTGCTGGAGTTGATCTTTCAGGTTCTCTATACCAAGTCGATGGTGCCGGAGAGCGAACTGAAGCTTGCCCGCGATATTGCCGGGTTTCTGGAGATCTCACCCTATGATCTGCGGGTGATCGAGAACAGGTTCGTGGGCGGCTACGGCCCGGCCGCTGCGCCGGGGGGGCGGAGTGAAGGGCATTATTACCAGGTCCTGGGCCTGGAACCGGGGGTCGGCTTTGAGGAGATCAAGGTCGCCTACCGCAAGCTGAGCATGCAGTATCACCCGGACAAGGTGAGTCATCTCGGCGAGGAGTTCCGCCAGGTGGCTGAAGAGAAGATGAAGGAGTTGAACGAGGCCTATCAGTACCTGGAAAAGAGGTATCGGAATGGATAGTGTTAGAAAGGACAGTGGAAAAGTTAATAGTTATTGGTGGCCATGACCTGTCGGCGGGGTTGATTCCCTGGCAAGTTTCCGGGCCGCGCTGACCAGGGATGGATAGTCGCCCGGCCCGGCCCGCTTGAAGATCTTCAGGGCCAGGTCGATGTACTGCTGATCGGTATCCGCGTTGATAAAGACTTCCATCGGGCCGGAACATACCGGACCGATGCCGGCCAGGGCCGGCAAGGGGTTGGCCAGGTCCTCTTCGCGGGTGAAGATATCGTGGCCGGCCCGCTGTTTAACCAGCAGATCGGGACAGATGCCTGTCTGCTGGATCGCCGCTCCCCGCGGGGTATGGAACTCCGAGGTGGAAAGCCGGAGCGCGGCCCCGCCCGGTAATGGAAAAATCGTCTGTATCGATCCCTTGCCAAAGGTCCGGGCGCCGATGACCAGGGCCCTTTTGTTGTCCTGCAATGCGGCGGCCACCACCTCGGTGCCGCTGGCGCTGCCCTGGTTGACCAGGACGATGACCGGGAAGGTGAACCCGGAGTAGCGCACCTTCGGTTTTGCCCGGTAGATGACGTTCCTGTTGCTGATCCTGCCCCTGGTCGACACGATGATTCCCTGGTCGAGGAACAGCTCCGAGACCTTGATCGCCTGGTCCAGCAGCCCGCCGGGATTGTTTCTGAGATCAAGGATCAGTCCCCTGGTACCGGACCGGGCAAGGTCTCTGAGGGCCAGGAATGTGTCGCGACCGGTATTGTTGATAAATCTCGATATCCGGACATAGCCGTATCCCGAGTCCAGTTGCCGGACGCTCACGCTCTTGCGGGGGATCACCTGTCTGGTGATGGTGTAGTCCCTGGGCCGGCGCATGGACTGGCCCAGGATCGACAGATGCACCCTGGTTCCCGCCGGACCCCGGATCATGGCGATGGCCTCCATCAGGTCCATGCCCCGGGTGGAGCGGTTCTGGATCGCCAGGATCCGGTCATGGGCCTTGATTCCCAGGCGAGCGGCGGCTGTGCCCGGGACCGGGGCAACAACGGTGACCGCCCCGTGGTCAATGGAGATCACGATTCCTGTTCCACTGAATGTCCCGTTTTTTTCAGAGCGGAGTTGCCGGTAGATCTCCGGGGGGATAAAGGATGAATGGCAGTCCAGGGTGTTGACCATGCCGTGGATCGCTCCGGAGGTGACATCCTCGGCCGATCTGTTGGGGAAGCTGTCAAGGGAGGTTGCCAGCATGGAGGAGAGTCGCTCGAATAATGCCCGGTCGTTATCGATTATCTCCTTCCTGGAGATGGCAATCTCCGCGCCCGGCGAAAAACCGATCAACAGCGTTGCCTGGTCGGCCCTGATCGAAACTTTCTCCTTGCCCAGGAAATCCTGAAGTCCCCGGGCCGCCCCCCGGGCCAGGGTCCAGTTGTCAACGGGCAGTAGATAATCGTTCCGGATAAGGGACAGTACATCGCTGAGAGCGGAAAATTCTTTGGCCCGGCCGTCAACCGGGGCTGAAACAAGGAGGAGCAGGGCCAGGATAATGATTATGATCTTCTTTTCGGCGCGCGGGCGGCGGGTCATGGTCTGGTAATATAAGAATTTTCCGGTTCAGGCGTACTGTTAACGTAAACATTCAGTAAACCCCCTCCTATCGGGAAAGGGGTTTTCTTCTACCAACGGCCGCTCCATTGAGAAGGGCCGGCTGTTCATAAACAGGCTATCAAGCAGGAACTCGCTTCGCCGCAACGGCGATTCGGAACCCATAAGCATATCCTGCCGAAGTTGTTTCAAATTCCGCTTTTGCCGTCACGGCTGCGGCTCAGGGTCCGCTACACCGTTCGGTATAAGAAAACCCCTTTCCCGGTCCAATCTCAAACGTACGGGGTTTACCGAAACCTTACCTGTTAACAATCATTTTCATACCCGGTCGGCCGCGCTGACCAGGTCGCAGAGTTCATGGGCCATGGCGTTGATCAGGGCCTGGTCCTCGCCCTCCACCATCACCCGGATCACCGGTTCGGTGCCGGATGGACGGACCAGGATCCGGCCCGTGCGGCCCAGTTTTTCCGCCATGGCGGCCTGCTGTCTGACAAATCCCGGAATGTTTTCCACGGTGAGCCCGGCGGCGATGCGCACGTTTTTGAGTACCTGGGGGAAGGGCTCCATGATCGTTGCCAGCTCGGACAGCGGCTTCTGCTGCTTGACCATGCTCACCAGGAGTTGCAGTCCGGCCAGGGTGCCGTCGCCGGTGGTGTTGTGTTTGAGAAAGATCAGATGGCCGGACTGTTCGCCGCCGAAATTATAGTCGTTCCGGCGCATCTCCTCGACCACGTAGCGGTCGCCGACCCTGGTCCGGACCATTGAACCGCCCATCCGCTCCATGGCCTTTTCCAGCCCCAGGTTGCTCATCACCGTGGCCACCAGGGTTTTCTTATTAAGTTTATCGCGGGAGATCATGTCCCGGGCGCAGATGGCCATGATCCGGTCGCCGTCGACCAGGTCGCCCTTTTCATCGGCCATGATCACCCGGTCGCCGTCACCGTCCAGGGCAATGCCCAGGTCGGCGCCGGTCCGGCGAATCGTTTCCTGCATCCGCTGCGGGTAAAGGGCGCCGCACTGGTGGTTGATGTTGAGCCCGTCCGGCTCGGCCCCGATGGTGGTGACCTTGGCGCCCAGTTCCCGGAAGACCAGGGGGGCCACGCCGTAGGTGGCGCCGTGGGCGCAGTCGAGCACGATGTGCAGATCGTCCAGGGTGTAACGCCTGGGAAAGGTGTTTTTGAGAAACACGATATAGCGCCCCTTGGCGTCATCGATCCGGGTCGCCCGGCCGATCTCCTCGGCTGTCGGCCGCAGGGCCTCCATCTTCTGGGAAAAGATCAACTCCTCGATCTCGTGTTCCTTTTCATCGGCCAGCTTGAAGCCGTTATTGGAAAAGATCTTGATCCCGTTGTCCTGAAAGGGGTTGTGGGAGGCAGAGATCACCACCCCGGCGGCGGCGCGCATGCTGGTGGTGATAAAGGCGATCCCCGGGGTGGGCAGCGGCCCGACCAGGAGGATATCCACTCCCATGGAGCAGATCCCGGCGGCCAGGGCGTTTTCTATCATGTATCCGGAAAGGCGGGTATCCTTACCGATCACGATCCGGTGACCGTGGCGCATGTCCTTGACCTGAAAGGCAATGGCCCGGCCGACCTGCATGGCGATCTCAGTGGTCATCGGGTGGATGTTGGCCGTGCCCCTGATTCCGTCGGTGCCGAAGAGTTCGCGCATATGGAGTACTCCAATGTTTTTTTTAGAGGAGCGGCAGCAAACCGGCCCCTTGAAGGGGCGTCCAAGGCCGGGCCCGCCGGGCTCGGATATTTACTGTTGGTTGCGGCCGCGGCCTGGCATCCGGTCCAGCCATGCCGGTTATTGGGGGTGTCTGATTTTAAGTTTTTTGGGTGATTCGATTTCCAGGGCAACGGTCTTGGGGGAGATATCCAGGATCCGGATTTTATCCTTGTCCTTGCCATAGATATCGCT
This genomic stretch from Desulfobacterales bacterium harbors:
- the ispH gene encoding 4-hydroxy-3-methylbut-2-enyl diphosphate reductase, producing the protein MKVILAKNAGFCMGVRRAVETTLDVINHEPGSVATFGPLIHNPQVLGLLEERGVRILKDIPEQQSGTVVIRAHGVPPEQKKKLQAIGARVKDATCPHVVKVQVIIKKYRRQGYGTVIIGDRNHAEVEGLIGYAGAAGHVISCRADINGLTLTGPYIIVSQTTQDPTVFAALSEQILERFPNGEVFKTICDSTHQRQGEVRELCAKVRAIVVVGGRNSANTRRLAEIVEGMGCRAFTVETEEELDRVALSQYDCVGITAGASTPTWMINRVVRFLEAIPGQGEGVFRIGLYRFFWLLLVTNFYVAVGGGFLAYASVLLQGIEPRPSHFLISFGYLFAMHNLNRFMNQKSREFNDPIRAFFYHRFGWPLLMASALALVLALTLARGLGQLPFLLLIVMSVFGVLYSVRFIPAAMQPLLRVRRLKEIPGSKTFLVALAWAFVTALVPAWTDGRQPDRMTAGAFVFVFLLVFVRNALFDVFEVQADRVMGKETLPVCIGERKTMIILHLFIGLLVTLLLVFPWFGWITPLGYWLLPPVFYLIGLVYLYEKERVAQGPKLELALESLFFLMAGFAWLGGL
- the glmM gene encoding phosphoglucosamine mutase, giving the protein MRELFGTDGIRGTANIHPMTTEIAMQVGRAIAFQVKDMRHGHRIVIGKDTRLSGYMIENALAAGICSMGVDILLVGPLPTPGIAFITTSMRAAAGVVISASHNPFQDNGIKIFSNNGFKLADEKEHEIEELIFSQKMEALRPTAEEIGRATRIDDAKGRYIVFLKNTFPRRYTLDDLHIVLDCAHGATYGVAPLVFRELGAKVTTIGAEPDGLNINHQCGALYPQRMQETIRRTGADLGIALDGDGDRVIMADEKGDLVDGDRIMAICARDMISRDKLNKKTLVATVMSNLGLEKAMERMGGSMVRTRVGDRYVVEEMRRNDYNFGGEQSGHLIFLKHNTTGDGTLAGLQLLVSMVKQQKPLSELATIMEPFPQVLKNVRIAAGLTVENIPGFVRQQAAMAEKLGRTGRILVRPSGTEPVIRVMVEGEDQALINAMAHELCDLVSAADRV
- a CDS encoding S41 family peptidase, which translates into the protein MTRRPRAEKKIIIIILALLLLVSAPVDGRAKEFSALSDVLSLIRNDYLLPVDNWTLARGAARGLQDFLGKEKVSIRADQATLLIGFSPGAEIAISRKEIIDNDRALFERLSSMLATSLDSFPNRSAEDVTSGAIHGMVNTLDCHSSFIPPEIYRQLRSEKNGTFSGTGIVISIDHGAVTVVAPVPGTAAARLGIKAHDRILAIQNRSTRGMDLMEAIAMIRGPAGTRVHLSILGQSMRRPRDYTITRQVIPRKSVSVRQLDSGYGYVRISRFINNTGRDTFLALRDLARSGTRGLILDLRNNPGGLLDQAIKVSELFLDQGIIVSTRGRISNRNVIYRAKPKVRYSGFTFPVIVLVNQGSASGTEVVAAALQDNKRALVIGARTFGKGSIQTIFPLPGGAALRLSTSEFHTPRGAAIQQTGICPDLLVKQRAGHDIFTREEDLANPLPALAGIGPVCSGPMEVFINADTDQQYIDLALKIFKRAGPGDYPSLVSAARKLARESTPPTGHGHQ
- the ftsY gene encoding signal recognition particle-docking protein FtsY → MLSWFKKKLGKKKEDEPALVAEPAAEEAVSREDAAEEPAGPEPISEPTPVPESEAVAESAPEPEPVVEPEPVPGKGVFQRLRERLGRTRGSLIARMDHLFLGRRQIDQELFDELEEILITSDLGVGTTMDLLDHVRNQVKRDQLTDPRALRQALQERLLYYLRRTGQNSELVMPESGPFVIMVVGVNGVGKTTTIGKLTHKFVQSGQAVLLVAGDTFRAAASEQLKIWGERSKVKVVARQDGVDPSSVVYDALDYARTRDFDVIIIDTAGRLHTKVNLMEELKKIKRVMDKKIKGAPHEVLLVLDATTGQNSISQARLFDETVGVTGIVLTKLDGTAKGGIVVNISHEFDIPIRFIGIGEQLEDLRDFEPEEFVSALFAGNHNGKQLETARIGAAGD